One genomic window of Haloferax mediterranei ATCC 33500 includes the following:
- the mutL gene encoding DNA mismatch repair endonuclease MutL, giving the protein MIHRLDPQTRSKIAAGEVATRPASVVVELVENALDAGAGTVEIEVGGDGTDRIRVADDGHGMSESDAELAVEHHTTSKLTEADDIETVETLGFRGEALPSIAAVSRLELTTNTGGPRGTRVVVEDDETTVSPAGRAKGTTVEVTDLFADRPARKKALASPKAEFARISAVVTRYALTRPDVRFVLRHDGHETLTTPGTGRFADVMLAVYGRDAASHASTFDSVREVKAGGETATVEIDGLLCYPDVTRSRRDHVHVSVNGRALAEPRIRRAVVEGYGTLLPDGREPVGVVRVNLPPEWVDHNVHPAKDEVGFRDADAVAEAVESSVRDALSTADLRRSGELAMDLDSSLEPVSAESVFDEIRVIGRFRELYLLCEADDDLLVVDQHAAHERINYERLREAVETAGIDSVAVDPPATVSLSSTDVALLEANRGVVEALGFRIAEFGDGTYRVGAVPAPLGRPFSPDALTDVVADVAAGDVSDPRDELLKDLACHPSIKAGDDLTDEDATRLVERLGSCETPYACPHGRPTVLSIDEETFVRGFGRRSGRRG; this is encoded by the coding sequence ATGATTCACCGACTCGACCCACAGACCCGCTCGAAAATCGCCGCCGGAGAGGTCGCTACCCGACCCGCGAGCGTCGTGGTCGAACTGGTCGAAAACGCCCTCGACGCGGGTGCTGGAACCGTCGAAATCGAGGTCGGAGGTGACGGAACCGACCGAATTCGCGTTGCTGACGACGGCCACGGAATGTCCGAATCGGACGCCGAACTCGCCGTCGAGCACCACACGACGAGCAAATTGACGGAGGCTGACGACATCGAAACCGTCGAGACGCTCGGCTTCCGGGGCGAAGCCCTCCCGAGCATCGCCGCGGTCTCCCGCCTCGAACTGACGACCAACACCGGCGGACCGCGAGGAACGCGAGTCGTGGTCGAAGACGACGAAACAACTGTCTCGCCCGCGGGCCGCGCGAAAGGGACGACCGTCGAAGTCACCGACCTCTTCGCCGACCGCCCGGCCCGGAAAAAGGCGCTCGCCTCGCCGAAAGCAGAATTTGCCCGCATCTCGGCGGTCGTCACGCGGTACGCGCTGACCCGTCCGGACGTTCGGTTCGTCCTTCGGCACGACGGGCACGAAACCCTCACCACGCCCGGAACGGGCCGGTTCGCGGACGTGATGCTCGCAGTCTACGGACGCGATGCGGCGAGCCACGCGTCCACTTTCGACTCGGTGCGCGAGGTAAAAGCGGGCGGCGAGACGGCTACCGTCGAAATCGACGGGCTACTGTGCTACCCGGACGTGACGCGCTCTCGCCGGGACCACGTCCACGTCTCGGTGAACGGCCGTGCTCTCGCCGAGCCACGAATCAGGCGGGCGGTTGTCGAGGGCTATGGAACGCTGCTCCCGGACGGCCGCGAGCCAGTTGGCGTCGTTCGCGTCAACCTCCCTCCCGAATGGGTCGACCACAACGTCCACCCCGCGAAGGACGAAGTGGGCTTCAGGGACGCAGACGCGGTGGCCGAGGCCGTCGAATCGAGCGTCCGCGACGCGCTCTCGACCGCCGACCTCCGGCGGAGCGGCGAGTTGGCGATGGACCTCGACAGTTCGCTCGAACCGGTCTCTGCCGAGTCGGTCTTCGACGAGATTCGCGTCATCGGTCGCTTCCGTGAGTTGTACCTGCTCTGTGAGGCCGACGACGACCTGCTCGTCGTGGACCAACACGCCGCCCACGAACGCATCAACTACGAACGACTCCGTGAGGCCGTCGAAACCGCGGGAATCGACTCTGTCGCGGTCGACCCACCAGCGACCGTCTCGCTCTCGTCGACCGACGTAGCGCTCCTCGAAGCGAACCGGGGCGTTGTCGAGGCCCTCGGCTTCCGTATCGCCGAGTTCGGTGACGGAACATACCGCGTCGGGGCCGTGCCAGCACCGCTCGGACGGCCATTTAGCCCGGATGCGCTCACTGACGTGGTTGCCGATGTCGCAGCAGGCGATGTCTCCGACCCCCGCGACGAGTTGCTCAAAGACCTCGCGTGTCACCCGTCCATCAAAGCCGGTGACGACCTCACGGACGAGGACGCGACGCGGTTAGTCGAACGCCTCGGGTCGTGCGAGACGCCCTACGCCTGCCCGCACGGTCGGCCGACGGTCCTCTCCATCGACGAAGAGACGTTCGTCCGCGGCTTCGGCCGTCGGAGCGGCCGGCGCGGGTAG
- a CDS encoding zinc ribbon domain-containing protein yields the protein MPNRSLDDYFAEDDEETESTELSTADTDGEDDAEADSESDTVADMGSDTKGDAEADSENSVHTLATYRWNPDGTPCPQCGESVEKRWLDGDEYVCIDCKDW from the coding sequence ATGCCGAACCGCTCGCTTGACGATTACTTCGCTGAGGACGACGAAGAGACGGAGTCTACCGAGTTATCGACTGCCGACACGGACGGAGAGGACGATGCCGAAGCGGACTCCGAGAGCGACACCGTTGCCGACATGGGGAGTGACACGAAAGGCGACGCCGAAGCAGACTCCGAGAACAGCGTACACACACTCGCAACCTACCGCTGGAACCCTGACGGGACACCGTGCCCGCAATGTGGCGAATCGGTCGAAAAGCGGTGGCTCGACGGCGACGAGTACGTCTGTATCGACTGCAAAGACTGGTAG